One Paenarthrobacter aurescens TC1 DNA window includes the following coding sequences:
- a CDS encoding putative 2',5' RNA ligase family protein (identified by match to protein family HMM PF02834), with protein sequence MCVGVILGFPPEIARELQEWRASFGDPMAEVIPAHITLITTTPTQDWAATREHVREVAQAQQPFDITISGTGSFRPVSPVVFVNVEEGFEECVQLHEKLQTGPLERTLPFPYHPHVTVAHDVAQENLDEAETVLRDYRATFPVVSMGLYEHDTNGIWQLREELDFGGDTDETQQADPVRRGGRSSAAN encoded by the coding sequence ATGTGCGTCGGTGTCATCCTCGGTTTCCCGCCGGAGATCGCCCGTGAACTCCAGGAATGGAGGGCCTCGTTCGGTGATCCGATGGCGGAGGTCATTCCTGCGCACATCACCCTGATCACCACTACGCCCACGCAGGACTGGGCCGCTACCCGGGAACACGTCCGGGAAGTTGCACAGGCCCAGCAACCTTTCGATATCACCATTTCCGGCACGGGTTCCTTCCGGCCCGTCTCGCCGGTGGTGTTCGTCAACGTGGAAGAAGGTTTTGAAGAGTGCGTGCAGTTGCACGAGAAACTTCAAACCGGTCCCCTGGAACGGACGCTGCCCTTCCCGTACCACCCGCACGTCACCGTGGCCCACGATGTTGCCCAGGAAAACCTCGACGAAGCTGAAACGGTCCTCAGGGATTACCGGGCGACGTTCCCTGTGGTTAGCATGGGACTTTACGAGCACGACACCAATGGAATTTGGCAGCTACGGGAAGAGCTCGACTTTGGCGGCGATACTGACGAAACACAGCAAGCGGATCCAGTCCGCAGAGGCGGACGTTCCTCCGCTGCCAACTGA
- the sdhB gene encoding succinate dehydrogenase, iron-sulfur subunit (identified by match to protein family HMM PF00111; match to protein family HMM TIGR00384), producing MTTEMAEPASKIELPASVAGDGEIPTFHITLRVRRYDPEISDEARWDDYKLTMYGTDRVLDALHKVKWEIDGSVSFRRSCAHGVCGSDAMRINGRNRLACKTLLKDLDTTKPITVEPIKGLPVEKDLIVDMEPFFQSFREVMPFLINKGHEPTKERLQSVEDRERFDDTTKCILCAACTSSCPVFWTDGQYFGPAAIVNAHRFIFDSRDDAGDMRLEILNDKEGVWRCRTTFNCSEACPRGIQVTQAIAEVKQAILARKI from the coding sequence ATGACCACCGAAATGGCAGAGCCCGCTTCCAAGATCGAGCTCCCGGCTAGCGTTGCCGGCGACGGTGAAATCCCCACCTTCCACATCACGCTGCGCGTGCGCCGCTACGACCCCGAAATTTCGGACGAAGCGCGTTGGGACGACTACAAGCTGACCATGTACGGCACGGACCGCGTGTTGGATGCCCTCCACAAGGTCAAGTGGGAGATTGACGGCAGTGTTTCCTTCCGCCGCTCCTGCGCCCACGGTGTGTGTGGTTCGGATGCCATGCGCATCAACGGCCGCAACCGCCTCGCCTGCAAGACGCTGCTGAAGGACCTGGACACCACCAAGCCCATCACCGTCGAGCCGATCAAGGGCCTCCCTGTGGAGAAGGACCTGATCGTGGACATGGAACCCTTCTTCCAGTCCTTCCGCGAAGTCATGCCGTTCCTGATCAACAAGGGCCACGAGCCCACCAAGGAACGCCTGCAGTCCGTCGAGGACCGTGAGCGCTTTGACGACACCACCAAGTGCATCCTGTGCGCTGCCTGCACCTCGTCCTGCCCGGTCTTCTGGACCGACGGCCAGTACTTCGGTCCGGCTGCGATCGTCAACGCCCACCGCTTCATCTTCGATTCCCGTGATGACGCCGGCGACATGCGCCTTGAGATCCTGAACGACAAAGAAGGCGTGTGGCGCTGCCGCACCACCTTCAACTGCTCGGAAGCATGCCCCCGCGGCATCCAGGTGACCCAGGCAATCGCCGAGGTCAAGCAGGCCATCCTGGCCCGCAAGATCTAG
- a CDS encoding hypothetical protein (identified by Glimmer2; putative), whose product MHSQSTTHHPQSPAINREALVRRHNVRQEHFDPRSPVSVGNGEFAFTMDLTGLQSLPDAYPVGARDELPPGTLLGTQAQWGWHSVPPPEEYDLAGSTVLYDSPRGPVPYVDMVGDIVNDRETDTSLAETWLRANVHRLDLGRIGFRWIEDGVERAITEDEISRAEQTLDLWTGVVTSRFTLAGHPVNVTTACHPDRDEVGFRVESTALGAGLVVSVGFPYGSEAWHDAADWSSANAHTTSLDAPGASRDHNGCEAWTVHRALDNSRYKVVITGPHLGVEQTGQHRLVVATADAGNLMDFSVAFLSAGDGDCIPRGTNRLTGDTSERNAAPRGRTGVELSPAGSVAAASAAYWPGFWSSGGAIELDATPDARAKELERRIVLSQYLTAVNCSGSLPPQETGLVCNSWRGRFHVEMHWWHAAHFAQWNRTELLLPSLRWYSTVLESARQTAKAQGFDGVRWPKQVGPDGRESPSPIGTFLIWQQPHPIHLAELAYRANPSRELLKEFAEIVFESAAFMASFAHPTSRGFELGPPLIPAQESYGSIRAKVTNPTFELAYWQWGLRTAAAWRARLGLEPAEAWTTVADGMVPPRVIDGVYAAIDVEPFTIRSDHPSMLCALGVLPRTDIIDPDIMRATLTDVLADWDWGSTWGWDYPVMAMTAARLEDPEAAVDALLLSAGKNTVLPNGHNRQTDSLPLYLPGNGGLLAAVALMAAGWDNGPERHAPGFPSDWTVAWEGLVKAP is encoded by the coding sequence GTGCACAGCCAAAGCACCACCCATCATCCGCAATCCCCCGCCATCAATCGCGAGGCACTGGTCCGGCGACACAACGTACGCCAAGAACACTTTGATCCACGAAGCCCCGTTTCAGTGGGCAACGGTGAATTCGCGTTCACCATGGACCTCACCGGGTTGCAGTCGTTGCCCGACGCCTATCCAGTGGGCGCGCGCGACGAGCTGCCTCCTGGCACGCTGCTGGGCACGCAAGCGCAGTGGGGCTGGCACTCCGTGCCGCCACCGGAGGAGTACGACCTCGCTGGCTCCACCGTTCTCTATGATTCGCCCCGGGGTCCAGTGCCCTACGTGGACATGGTGGGCGACATCGTCAATGACCGTGAGACGGACACGTCGCTGGCTGAAACCTGGCTCCGCGCGAATGTCCACAGGCTGGACTTGGGCCGGATCGGCTTCCGCTGGATCGAGGACGGCGTTGAGAGGGCAATCACGGAAGACGAAATTTCCCGGGCCGAGCAAACACTGGACCTGTGGACGGGGGTGGTCACCAGCCGCTTTACGCTGGCGGGTCACCCCGTCAACGTCACGACGGCGTGTCACCCGGACCGAGATGAGGTGGGCTTCCGCGTGGAGTCAACGGCGCTTGGTGCCGGGTTGGTTGTCAGCGTCGGCTTCCCTTACGGGTCTGAGGCGTGGCATGACGCCGCGGACTGGAGCAGCGCAAACGCCCACACCACATCGCTCGATGCACCCGGGGCTTCGCGAGACCACAATGGCTGTGAAGCATGGACAGTCCACCGTGCGCTGGACAACTCCCGCTACAAAGTGGTGATCACCGGTCCCCACCTGGGAGTGGAACAGACCGGACAGCACCGGCTCGTAGTAGCAACGGCCGACGCCGGCAACCTGATGGACTTTTCGGTTGCCTTTCTTTCCGCAGGCGACGGCGACTGCATCCCGCGCGGCACTAATCGGCTGACCGGCGACACCTCGGAGAGGAACGCTGCCCCCAGAGGAAGGACCGGCGTCGAGCTTTCTCCGGCGGGAAGCGTGGCGGCCGCCTCAGCGGCCTATTGGCCGGGGTTCTGGTCCTCCGGCGGGGCGATCGAACTTGATGCGACGCCTGATGCCCGGGCCAAGGAATTGGAACGCAGGATCGTGTTGTCGCAGTACCTGACCGCGGTTAATTGCTCGGGCTCGTTGCCGCCTCAGGAGACCGGGCTGGTCTGCAATTCATGGCGCGGCCGGTTCCACGTGGAGATGCACTGGTGGCATGCCGCGCACTTTGCGCAGTGGAATCGGACAGAGCTGCTCCTGCCGTCGTTGCGGTGGTACTCCACCGTGCTGGAGTCAGCCCGGCAGACGGCCAAAGCGCAAGGATTCGACGGCGTCCGCTGGCCCAAACAGGTTGGACCGGACGGCAGGGAGAGCCCGAGTCCCATCGGGACGTTTCTGATCTGGCAACAGCCTCACCCCATCCATCTGGCGGAACTGGCGTACCGGGCCAATCCCAGCAGGGAACTGCTGAAGGAGTTTGCGGAGATCGTGTTCGAGTCGGCTGCCTTCATGGCCAGCTTTGCGCACCCAACGTCGCGCGGCTTCGAATTGGGCCCTCCTTTGATCCCTGCACAGGAAAGCTACGGCTCCATCCGGGCCAAGGTCACTAACCCCACGTTTGAGTTGGCGTACTGGCAGTGGGGCCTGCGGACGGCGGCGGCGTGGCGCGCGCGGCTCGGGCTGGAGCCTGCGGAGGCGTGGACGACAGTAGCGGACGGCATGGTGCCCCCGCGGGTGATCGACGGCGTGTACGCTGCGATCGACGTGGAGCCCTTCACCATTCGCAGCGATCACCCGTCCATGCTGTGCGCTTTGGGTGTCCTCCCCCGGACCGACATCATTGATCCGGACATCATGCGCGCGACCCTAACCGACGTCCTGGCCGACTGGGACTGGGGCAGCACGTGGGGTTGGGACTACCCCGTCATGGCTATGACCGCCGCGCGGCTCGAGGATCCTGAGGCCGCCGTGGATGCGCTCCTCCTGAGCGCCGGCAAGAACACGGTCCTTCCCAACGGGCACAATCGCCAAACAGACTCTTTGCCGCTCTATTTACCGGGCAACGGCGGACTTCTGGCGGCTGTCGCCCTGATGGCGGCAGGGTGGGACAACGGGCCGGAGCGGCACGCACCGGGATTCCCCTCGGACTGGACCGTTGCGTGGGAAGGGCTGGTGAAGGCGCCGTAG
- a CDS encoding putative extracellular sugar-binding protein (identified by match to protein family HMM PF01547) gives MLGLTVACSSPSSNQPEDGPVEIRFSWWGNATRAELTNKAIKEFEAANPNIKVKPEYGDIGGYFDKLATQVAANDAPDVITMGGAYPAEYANRGALLDLSKVEGSLDLSKMDQGALENGQVQGKQYGVSTGANALAIVVNPAVFQAAGVALPDDSKWTWDDFAKTAEDITAKSPKGTYGTATVLTHDSLDAFARQRGESLYTQDGQLGLGKETVQDYFDFSVKLSESGAAPSASETVEKLNVSTEQTLMGMGQAGMMLTWTNSLSALSKASGAELKLLKLPGETPTPGIWLQSSQFYTISARSKHTDAAAKLVSFLVNNEAAAKIIQSDRGVPSNSGMRAAIQDLLTPQGKVEAAYIDQIGKMDFAPTFIGPTGSTAVSEITARINTEVLFKRLSPDKAAEQWLSESKAAIGK, from the coding sequence ATGTTGGGCCTCACCGTAGCCTGCTCCAGCCCGTCGTCCAACCAGCCCGAAGACGGCCCTGTCGAGATTCGGTTTTCGTGGTGGGGCAACGCCACCCGTGCTGAGCTGACCAACAAGGCCATCAAAGAGTTCGAGGCTGCCAACCCCAACATCAAGGTGAAGCCCGAGTACGGGGACATTGGAGGCTACTTCGACAAATTGGCCACCCAAGTGGCTGCAAACGACGCACCCGATGTGATCACCATGGGCGGCGCCTACCCGGCTGAATACGCCAACCGCGGGGCCCTGCTGGACTTGTCCAAGGTTGAAGGGTCGCTCGACCTCTCCAAAATGGACCAGGGAGCCCTGGAAAACGGGCAGGTGCAAGGCAAGCAGTACGGTGTATCCACTGGTGCCAACGCCCTGGCTATCGTGGTGAACCCCGCCGTGTTCCAAGCCGCCGGCGTAGCACTTCCGGATGACAGCAAGTGGACTTGGGACGACTTCGCCAAGACAGCCGAGGACATCACCGCCAAGAGTCCAAAGGGAACCTATGGGACGGCGACCGTTCTCACACATGATTCACTGGATGCCTTCGCCCGCCAGCGCGGCGAATCCTTGTACACGCAGGATGGCCAATTGGGCCTGGGCAAGGAGACCGTACAGGACTACTTCGATTTCTCCGTCAAGCTCAGCGAGTCAGGCGCCGCCCCCAGCGCCTCCGAAACTGTGGAGAAGCTCAACGTCAGCACCGAGCAGACACTCATGGGTATGGGGCAGGCCGGCATGATGCTCACGTGGACCAACTCCCTGTCCGCCCTCAGCAAAGCCTCGGGTGCCGAACTGAAGCTGCTGAAGCTGCCAGGCGAGACTCCCACACCCGGAATCTGGCTCCAATCCTCGCAGTTCTACACCATCTCTGCCCGTAGTAAGCACACGGATGCTGCCGCCAAGCTGGTCAGCTTCCTGGTCAACAATGAGGCCGCAGCAAAGATCATCCAGAGCGACCGTGGCGTGCCCAGCAACTCCGGAATGCGCGCGGCCATCCAGGACTTGCTGACACCTCAGGGGAAGGTGGAAGCCGCGTACATTGACCAGATCGGGAAGATGGACTTTGCCCCGACGTTCATCGGTCCCACCGGTTCAACCGCGGTCTCCGAAATCACCGCCCGCATCAACACCGAGGTCCTGTTCAAGAGGCTGAGCCCGGACAAGGCTGCGGAGCAGTGGCTCAGTGAAAGCAAGGCGGCCATAGGCAAGTAG
- the trpS gene encoding tryptophanyl-tRNA synthetase (identified by match to protein family HMM PF00579; match to protein family HMM TIGR00233) → MTSSTTTETGASADAATEPKPVTSTKLAVGAKHRVLSGMQPSADSLHLGNYLGALVNWVRMQDEYDAVYFIPDLHAITVPQDPAELARRTRVTAAQYIAGGVDVNKCTLFVQSQVPEHAQLAWVLNCITGMGEAARMTQFKDKAQKQGSDHASVGLFTYPILQAADILLYQPHGVPVGEDQRQHVELSRDLANRFNSRFGETFQVPEAFIQKESAKIYDLQNPTAKMSKSAESPAGLINLLDDPKTVAKRIKSAVTDTETEIRYDRENKPGVSNLLTIYSAISGTPVDKIVADYQGKMYGHLKVDLAELVSGHLAPIRERANELLADPAELDRLLALGADKAREIAAATLADVYSKVGFLPYRGDSSHGNQGVR, encoded by the coding sequence ATGACTAGTTCCACCACGACCGAAACCGGCGCATCGGCTGATGCTGCCACCGAACCCAAACCCGTGACGTCCACCAAACTGGCTGTGGGCGCCAAGCACCGGGTCTTGTCCGGAATGCAGCCTTCCGCTGACTCCCTGCACCTTGGCAACTACCTCGGCGCCTTGGTCAACTGGGTCCGGATGCAGGACGAGTACGACGCCGTGTACTTCATCCCTGACCTGCACGCCATCACGGTGCCGCAGGATCCTGCGGAGCTCGCCCGACGTACCCGGGTTACTGCAGCCCAGTACATCGCGGGCGGCGTGGATGTAAACAAGTGCACGCTCTTCGTTCAGTCCCAGGTTCCAGAGCACGCCCAGTTGGCGTGGGTCCTGAATTGCATCACCGGCATGGGTGAAGCCGCCCGCATGACGCAGTTCAAGGACAAGGCGCAGAAGCAGGGCTCGGACCACGCCAGCGTTGGCCTGTTCACGTATCCCATCCTCCAAGCCGCCGACATCCTCCTGTACCAGCCGCATGGCGTGCCGGTGGGCGAAGACCAGCGCCAACATGTGGAATTGAGTCGCGACCTCGCCAACCGCTTCAACAGCCGTTTCGGCGAGACGTTCCAAGTGCCCGAGGCCTTCATTCAGAAGGAATCGGCAAAGATCTACGATCTCCAGAACCCCACGGCCAAGATGTCCAAGTCGGCGGAATCACCGGCCGGCCTCATCAACCTGCTGGATGATCCAAAGACTGTAGCCAAGCGCATCAAGTCAGCCGTCACGGACACCGAGACCGAGATCCGGTACGACCGCGAGAACAAGCCGGGCGTATCCAACCTGCTGACCATCTACTCGGCCATCAGCGGCACACCGGTGGACAAGATCGTGGCCGACTACCAAGGGAAGATGTACGGCCACCTGAAGGTTGACTTGGCCGAACTTGTCTCCGGACACCTGGCGCCCATCCGGGAGCGTGCCAACGAACTCCTGGCCGATCCCGCAGAGCTGGACCGGCTCCTGGCCCTCGGCGCGGACAAGGCACGTGAAATTGCGGCCGCAACCCTCGCCGATGTCTACTCCAAGGTTGGTTTCCTGCCCTACCGCGGCGATTCCTCTCACGGGAACCAGGGAGTCCGCTAA
- a CDS encoding putative ribonuclease BN-like family (identified by match to protein family HMM PF03631) encodes MGAFFALFLARLNTNRAMRAFQHYTRQHGPLLSAGIGFNMFFSVTGLLTTGFAIAGIVLGGNPALQDAVIDSVAAAAPGLLQVNGGEGLVDPQSLLNPSGLGWTALIAAVVTVFVSLGWIASIREGLRGIMKADPLVRNPIVQKLIDAGTLLLLGVILVISAGVSLVFGIAADWLIALLKLDEGITEPIAAIVKIVVPLVLNCATAAVLFRIAGGLKLGRRAFLEGVVLAGVGTTVLQFFSTELLARSGNNPVLASFAIIIGLLIWFNLVSQVCLVSASWSAIREADTESGESPRKKVLGSRRVAPRT; translated from the coding sequence ATGGGCGCGTTCTTTGCCCTCTTCCTAGCCAGATTGAACACCAACCGGGCCATGCGGGCCTTCCAGCACTACACCCGGCAGCACGGGCCGTTGCTGAGTGCCGGCATCGGCTTCAACATGTTCTTCTCCGTCACGGGTTTGCTCACCACAGGTTTCGCCATTGCCGGGATTGTCCTGGGAGGTAACCCTGCACTGCAGGATGCAGTGATCGACAGTGTGGCTGCTGCTGCCCCCGGGCTACTTCAGGTGAACGGCGGCGAAGGGTTGGTGGATCCACAGTCCCTGCTCAACCCGTCGGGACTTGGATGGACGGCCCTCATCGCTGCGGTGGTGACAGTCTTTGTTTCCCTGGGTTGGATCGCCAGCATCAGGGAAGGTCTTCGGGGGATCATGAAGGCTGACCCTTTGGTGCGCAACCCGATAGTTCAAAAACTTATCGACGCCGGCACGCTGCTGCTCCTGGGCGTCATCCTTGTCATCAGCGCAGGCGTCTCGCTCGTCTTTGGTATTGCGGCGGACTGGCTCATTGCTTTGCTTAAGTTGGACGAGGGAATCACCGAGCCCATAGCGGCCATCGTCAAGATCGTGGTTCCGCTCGTGCTGAACTGCGCGACGGCGGCAGTACTGTTTCGGATTGCCGGTGGCCTCAAGCTGGGGCGCCGCGCGTTCCTGGAAGGCGTGGTGCTGGCGGGCGTTGGCACAACGGTCCTGCAATTCTTCAGCACCGAACTTCTTGCCCGCTCCGGCAACAATCCGGTGCTGGCATCGTTTGCAATCATCATCGGTCTGCTGATCTGGTTCAACCTTGTGAGCCAGGTGTGCCTGGTCTCAGCGTCGTGGTCAGCTATTCGTGAGGCTGACACGGAGTCGGGGGAGTCCCCGCGCAAGAAAGTCCTCGGTTCGCGGCGCGTGGCGCCCCGCACCTGA
- a CDS encoding putative glycosyl hydrolase, family 43 (identified by match to protein family HMM PF04616): MSPLLDDIQIRDPFLLSLPGSSEYLLFGSTDKNIWSGPATGFDCYRSKDLASWEGPFPAFRPSSDFWSQEQYWAPEVHEYQGRYFMFATFTAPGRLRGTQILSADRPEGPYQPWSEGPVTPHNWQCLDGTLHVDQEGMPWVVFCHEWKQVHDGAILAQRLTKDLRRAEGVPVFLFSASEAPWSRALDVPSVKVREFPVYVTDGPFLFRLTSGRLIMLWSSFGDDGYAMGIARSESGTVLGPWIQEPDALWSANGGHGMIGRTLDGGLFLTLHQPNNSPDERAAFFPLLELKDTVLLQAAAGATSTSTSQGVDTASSGNKD; the protein is encoded by the coding sequence TTGTCCCCACTTTTGGACGACATCCAAATCCGGGATCCATTCCTTCTGTCGCTGCCCGGTTCCAGCGAATACTTGCTCTTCGGAAGCACGGACAAGAACATCTGGTCCGGACCCGCCACAGGCTTTGACTGCTACCGGAGCAAGGACCTGGCCTCTTGGGAGGGCCCCTTCCCGGCGTTCCGACCATCCTCCGACTTCTGGAGCCAGGAACAATATTGGGCTCCCGAAGTTCACGAGTACCAAGGCCGCTACTTCATGTTTGCCACCTTCACTGCGCCTGGTCGCCTCCGTGGAACACAGATACTTTCTGCAGACCGCCCTGAAGGCCCTTACCAGCCCTGGAGCGAAGGCCCTGTCACGCCACACAATTGGCAATGCCTGGACGGGACACTGCATGTGGACCAAGAGGGTATGCCCTGGGTGGTTTTCTGCCACGAATGGAAGCAAGTGCATGACGGCGCAATACTCGCCCAGCGCCTCACGAAAGACCTGCGAAGGGCGGAAGGCGTGCCCGTTTTCCTCTTCAGCGCCTCAGAAGCCCCTTGGTCCCGCGCCCTGGATGTCCCCTCAGTGAAGGTCCGGGAGTTCCCCGTCTACGTCACCGATGGTCCATTTCTCTTCAGGCTTACCAGCGGCCGACTCATCATGCTGTGGTCGAGCTTCGGCGACGACGGTTACGCCATGGGAATCGCGCGCAGCGAATCCGGGACAGTCCTGGGCCCTTGGATCCAGGAGCCTGACGCACTATGGAGCGCCAACGGCGGGCACGGGATGATCGGGCGAACCTTGGACGGCGGCTTGTTCCTCACGCTTCATCAGCCCAACAACAGCCCCGACGAACGGGCGGCATTCTTCCCGCTCCTCGAACTCAAAGACACCGTCCTGCTGCAGGCAGCCGCTGGCGCCACGAGCACCTCCACGAGCCAGGGGGTTGACACGGCTTCGTCCGGGAACAAGGATTGA